In Stenotrophomonas sp. 169, one DNA window encodes the following:
- a CDS encoding TolC family outer membrane protein, with amino-acid sequence MIRRTLAIALATVLLPLSAHAADLLQVYEMARNGDPQLSAAESTRLFDKEGAVQARAALLPQINGVASLNRSRTEDRGNNTGTFESRRRTYTIDGSQTLFNWSQFSTLRAQRELSKAADFTLDSANDNLIVRTSAAYFNVLVAIESLNAAKTNEEAAKKQFDFADKRLEVGLAPITDVHEARAQYDQARANTIVSQNTLADAYQALTELTGQPVTNLRGLPEDFRPEVPANRGNVDQLVQSAVAQNPALKAQELQVSASEASVQSARAGHLPTLALGASVGKGATWGDSVGSGGLSPDTRTNSVGLTLNVPIFSGGATQSAVRQALAQRDIAQDGYEQQKRALDRNTRNAYQTLVAGISEVEARRLAVVSAQSAYDASQVGLEVGTRTVLDVIQNQRILFSAQLDYANARYTFLQNRLLLSQAVGGLDIAELQEINRLLTVDAGNPSTTVGN; translated from the coding sequence ATGATCCGCCGAACCCTCGCTATTGCGCTGGCCACCGTCCTGCTGCCGTTGTCCGCCCATGCCGCCGACCTGCTGCAGGTCTACGAAATGGCCCGCAATGGCGATCCGCAGCTCTCGGCTGCCGAGTCCACCCGGTTGTTCGACAAGGAAGGCGCCGTGCAGGCACGCGCCGCCCTGCTGCCGCAGATCAACGGCGTCGCCTCGTTGAACCGCTCGCGTACCGAAGACCGGGGCAACAATACCGGCACCTTCGAAAGCCGTCGCCGCACCTACACCATCGATGGCAGCCAGACCCTGTTCAACTGGAGCCAGTTCAGCACGCTGCGTGCGCAGCGCGAGCTGAGCAAGGCGGCTGATTTCACCCTGGATTCGGCCAACGACAACCTGATCGTCCGCACCTCGGCCGCCTACTTCAACGTGCTGGTGGCGATCGAATCGCTGAACGCGGCCAAGACCAACGAAGAAGCGGCCAAGAAGCAGTTCGACTTCGCCGACAAGCGTCTGGAAGTCGGCCTGGCGCCGATCACCGACGTGCATGAAGCGCGCGCCCAGTACGACCAGGCACGTGCCAACACCATCGTCTCGCAGAACACCCTGGCGGATGCCTACCAGGCGTTGACCGAACTGACCGGCCAGCCGGTGACCAACCTGCGCGGCCTGCCGGAAGACTTCCGTCCGGAAGTGCCGGCCAACCGCGGCAACGTCGACCAGCTGGTACAGAGCGCCGTCGCGCAGAATCCGGCGCTGAAGGCGCAGGAACTGCAGGTCAGCGCCTCCGAAGCCAGCGTGCAGTCCGCACGTGCCGGCCACCTGCCGACGCTCGCGCTGGGCGCCAGCGTGGGCAAGGGCGCAACGTGGGGTGACAGCGTCGGTTCGGGTGGCCTGAGCCCGGACACGCGCACCAACAGTGTCGGCCTGACCTTGAACGTACCGATCTTCTCCGGCGGCGCCACGCAGTCCGCGGTGCGCCAGGCGCTGGCCCAGCGTGACATCGCCCAGGACGGCTACGAGCAGCAGAAGCGCGCGTTGGACCGCAACACGCGCAATGCCTACCAGACCCTGGTGGCCGGCATCAGCGAAGTCGAAGCGCGGCGTCTTGCCGTGGTGTCCGCGCAGAGCGCGTACGACGCCTCGCAGGTCGGCCTGGAAGTGGGTACGCGCACCGTGCTGGACGTCATCCAGAACCAGCGCATCCTGTTCTCCGCGCAGCTGGACTACGCGAACGCGCGTTACACGTTCCTGCAGAACCGCCTGCTGTTGAGCCAGGCCGTGGGTGGCCTGGACATTGCCGAACTGCAGGAGATCAATCGCCTGCTGACCGTCGATGCCGGCAACCCGAGCACGACCGTCGGCAACTGA
- a CDS encoding protein-L-isoaspartate O-methyltransferase, with product MTIDYAHARELMVEQQIRPWDVLDIKVLDVLARLPREAFVAEAHRALAYADIELPLDGGQKMMKPVVEGRTLQALDLQPGDEVLEIGTGSGYLSACLGALARDVLSLEIDPELAATARARLDSTGLGTNVRVEVADALAWQTERRFDVICVTGAVDKVPSQFASWLRPGGRLYIIHGRSPVMEAILVNADGSTESLYETDIDYLRGAAPAPQFHL from the coding sequence ATGACGATTGACTACGCACACGCCCGTGAACTGATGGTGGAACAGCAGATCCGTCCCTGGGACGTGCTGGACATCAAGGTGCTCGACGTCCTGGCCCGCCTGCCGCGCGAAGCCTTCGTGGCTGAAGCGCACCGCGCGCTGGCTTATGCGGACATCGAGCTGCCGCTCGACGGCGGGCAGAAGATGATGAAGCCGGTGGTGGAAGGCCGCACGTTGCAGGCGCTGGATCTGCAGCCGGGCGACGAAGTGCTGGAAATCGGCACCGGCAGCGGCTACCTCTCGGCCTGCCTCGGCGCGCTCGCGCGCGACGTACTGAGCCTGGAGATCGACCCGGAGCTGGCCGCCACCGCGCGTGCGCGACTGGACAGCACCGGGCTGGGCACCAATGTGCGCGTGGAAGTGGCCGACGCCCTGGCGTGGCAGACCGAGCGCCGCTTTGATGTGATCTGTGTCACTGGCGCGGTGGACAAGGTGCCGTCACAGTTCGCCTCGTGGCTGCGTCCCGGTGGTCGCCTGTACATCATCCACGGCCGTTCGCCGGTGATGGAAGCGATCCTGGTCAACGCCGATGGCAGCACCGAATCGCTGTACGAAACCGATATCGATTACCTGCGCGGTGCCGCGCCGGCCCCCCAGTTCCACCTCTGA
- a CDS encoding TetR/AcrR family transcriptional regulator: MMCPFSPKRAAKPAGKTAGPGRPKDLGKRAAILDAAKALFVEQGYTGVSMDTIAAQAGVSKLTVYSHFGDKEALFTEAVKSKCIEMLPDTLFVAEAEGPLRDQLLGIAHAFFDMVTSDAAVSVQRVMMAPETDDRLREMFWQAGPKRTTDALAEFLRARATGGELEIDDFPTAALQLMTLVKGELHTHLMCGLRPALAACDARTHVAASVDFFLRAYAPRPVAAAPGGG; the protein is encoded by the coding sequence ATGATGTGTCCCTTCTCCCCCAAGCGTGCCGCGAAACCTGCTGGCAAGACGGCCGGTCCCGGTCGTCCCAAGGACCTGGGCAAGCGCGCCGCGATCCTTGATGCCGCCAAGGCGCTGTTCGTCGAGCAGGGCTACACCGGTGTCAGCATGGATACGATCGCCGCCCAGGCCGGTGTCTCCAAGCTCACCGTCTACAGCCATTTCGGCGACAAAGAAGCCCTTTTCACCGAAGCGGTGAAGTCCAAGTGCATCGAGATGTTGCCCGATACCCTGTTCGTGGCAGAGGCCGAAGGCCCCCTGCGCGATCAGTTGCTGGGGATCGCCCACGCCTTCTTCGACATGGTCACCTCCGATGCGGCGGTGTCCGTGCAACGGGTGATGATGGCACCGGAGACCGACGACCGGCTGCGCGAAATGTTCTGGCAGGCGGGCCCGAAGCGCACCACTGACGCGCTGGCCGAGTTCCTGCGTGCCCGCGCGACGGGCGGTGAGCTGGAGATCGACGACTTCCCGACGGCCGCGCTGCAGTTGATGACGCTGGTAAAAGGTGAGCTGCATACGCACCTGATGTGCGGCCTGAGGCCGGCGCTGGCGGCCTGCGATGCCCGCACCCATGTTGCGGCCAGCGTGGACTTCTTCCTGCGTGCCTACGCGCCGCGCCCCGTGGCCGCGGCACCCGGCGGTGGCTGA
- a CDS encoding efflux RND transporter periplasmic adaptor subunit translates to MKIVRWMGLVLGVAVLAACSGNKEEAVAAVPVLVVHPGVVTGQGGTVFPGEVRARQESALSFRVGGNLVKRDVDAGQRVSKGQVLAELDVADFALQARASQAQLAAAQADLVRARDDHRRYEALAAQQLVSRSELDQQSAALKAAQGQADAARANLDVLRNQAGYAQLRAPTDGVIASREAEAGQVVTAGQTIFNLAADGGREVLIDLPEATLRDFAVGQAVQVDLWNRAGAMLPGTIREIAAAADPQSRTYATRVSLAADALADVSLGQSARVHVAPSGSGAGALQLPLAALQRGADGRASVWVVDPDTATLKAVSVTTGAYGSDSVPVSSGITAQDWVVAAGGHLLRAGQPVVAVDRQNQPVLKPAVRGPAPAPKGKE, encoded by the coding sequence ATGAAGATCGTGCGCTGGATGGGACTTGTCTTGGGTGTGGCTGTGCTCGCTGCCTGCTCGGGCAACAAGGAGGAGGCGGTGGCTGCCGTCCCGGTGCTCGTCGTGCATCCTGGCGTGGTGACCGGTCAGGGCGGCACCGTGTTCCCCGGTGAAGTCCGCGCGCGGCAGGAAAGCGCGCTGTCGTTCCGGGTGGGCGGCAACCTGGTCAAACGCGACGTCGATGCCGGCCAACGCGTCAGCAAAGGCCAGGTCCTGGCCGAGCTCGATGTGGCCGACTTCGCCCTGCAGGCGCGTGCGTCGCAGGCCCAGCTGGCCGCCGCCCAGGCCGACCTGGTGCGCGCACGCGACGACCACCGGCGCTATGAGGCACTGGCCGCGCAGCAGCTGGTCAGCCGCTCCGAACTGGATCAGCAGTCCGCTGCGTTGAAAGCGGCGCAGGGCCAGGCGGATGCGGCGCGGGCCAATCTGGATGTGCTGCGCAACCAGGCCGGCTATGCGCAGTTGCGCGCGCCGACGGACGGGGTGATTGCCAGCCGCGAGGCCGAAGCCGGGCAGGTCGTGACGGCCGGGCAGACCATCTTCAACCTGGCCGCCGATGGTGGGCGCGAGGTATTGATCGATCTGCCGGAAGCCACGCTGCGTGACTTTGCCGTGGGCCAGGCCGTGCAGGTGGACCTGTGGAACCGTGCCGGGGCGATGTTGCCGGGCACCATCCGCGAGATCGCCGCCGCCGCTGATCCGCAGTCGCGCACCTATGCCACGCGCGTCAGCCTGGCGGCGGATGCGCTGGCCGATGTGAGCCTGGGGCAGAGCGCGCGCGTGCATGTGGCGCCTTCGGGCTCCGGTGCCGGCGCCCTGCAGCTGCCGCTGGCCGCGCTGCAGCGCGGTGCCGACGGTCGTGCCAGCGTGTGGGTGGTGGATCCCGACACCGCCACCTTGAAGGCGGTGAGCGTGACCACCGGTGCCTACGGTAGCGACAGCGTGCCGGTGTCGAGCGGTATCACCGCGCAGGACTGGGTAGTTGCCGCCGGTGGCCATCTGCTGCGCGCCGGACAACCGGTGGTGGCCGTGGACCGGCAGAACCAGCCGGTCCTGAAGCCGGCCGTCCGCGGTCCTGCCCCTGCGCCGAAGGGCAAGGAGTAA